One genomic region from Alteromonas pelagimontana encodes:
- a CDS encoding RNA polymerase sigma factor: MNEAGIINTKVDKLYVAESRKIYGTLVRILGDMELAEESMHEAFSAALISWQATSLPENPVAWLISTAKFKGIDHLRRQQHLQQLMRIDVEQTEVDLPLHSDIDTINNDYLRLIFICCHPALAPQIQVALTLREVCGLTTEAIADAFFISPASLAQRIVRGKAKIRQARIPFEVPNNNQLADRIDSVLSVIYLVFNEGYTTSLNGTAAQVDLCQQAIHLAESVLALYQDAEVMGLLAMMLFHDARKHARRSKGGHIVLLQHQDRQRWNRTLIARAQQLVSHAMAMGNYGIYTLQAAIAREHAVAEHFADTNWNRIESLYLLMQQLEPSPVTALNHAVAVSYAQSPLAALKLLDNLAADHTLCKLHLFHCARADMLTRLSQNKEALAVLQHAHSLAPTLAEKELISCRIKELEKN, encoded by the coding sequence ATGAATGAAGCCGGGATTATCAACACCAAAGTTGATAAACTCTATGTCGCTGAGTCCCGTAAGATCTATGGGACTCTTGTGCGTATTCTGGGCGACATGGAATTGGCTGAAGAATCCATGCACGAAGCCTTTAGCGCTGCATTAATCAGCTGGCAAGCAACTTCTTTACCTGAAAACCCCGTGGCGTGGCTGATAAGCACAGCGAAGTTCAAAGGCATTGATCACCTCCGCCGCCAGCAACATCTGCAACAGTTAATGCGTATAGATGTCGAACAAACAGAAGTTGATCTGCCACTACATAGCGACATCGACACAATAAATAATGATTATTTACGTCTTATCTTTATTTGCTGCCATCCGGCACTGGCACCACAAATCCAGGTAGCGCTCACGCTCCGTGAAGTATGTGGATTAACTACTGAAGCCATAGCTGACGCCTTTTTTATTTCGCCAGCCTCTCTTGCCCAGCGCATCGTAAGAGGCAAAGCAAAAATCCGCCAGGCGCGAATTCCCTTTGAAGTTCCTAATAACAATCAACTTGCAGATCGTATTGATAGTGTGCTGTCGGTGATTTATCTGGTTTTCAATGAAGGCTATACAACGTCATTAAACGGCACTGCTGCGCAAGTGGACCTCTGTCAACAGGCAATTCATTTAGCAGAAAGTGTGCTGGCCCTTTATCAGGATGCAGAAGTAATGGGATTGCTGGCAATGATGTTGTTTCACGATGCCCGCAAGCACGCGCGCAGGTCAAAGGGCGGGCACATCGTTTTACTTCAGCATCAGGACAGGCAGCGTTGGAACAGAACATTGATTGCTCGCGCGCAGCAACTTGTATCTCACGCTATGGCAATGGGAAATTACGGTATTTATACGTTACAGGCCGCTATTGCCCGGGAACACGCTGTTGCAGAGCACTTTGCTGATACCAACTGGAACAGAATTGAATCTTTATATCTCCTGATGCAACAACTTGAGCCTTCTCCTGTGACCGCCCTCAATCATGCTGTCGCTGTCTCTTACGCGCAATCTCCTTTGGCGGCGCTTAAATTGCTGGACAATCTTGCTGCGGACCACACGCTGTGTAAATTGCATCTTTTTCATTGTGCGCGAGCGGATATGTTAACCCGGCTCTCTCAGAATAAGGAAGCGCTAGCAGTGCTTCAACACGCACATTCCCTGGCACCTACCCTCGCCGAAAAAGAATTAATTAGCTGTCGAATTAAAGAACTGGAAAAAAATTAA
- a CDS encoding YciI family protein, with product MKYVALVYYNEQEMAALSQQQWDALSQECMACGEDLTDRGYMITGEALLPVASATTLRVRDRQIHITDGPFAETKEQLAGFYLLEARDLNEAITQAEKIPPARYGSIEIRPVRELAASQNIHYPLKGEAK from the coding sequence ATGAAATATGTCGCGTTAGTTTATTACAACGAACAGGAAATGGCCGCGCTAAGTCAGCAACAATGGGATGCACTAAGTCAAGAGTGTATGGCGTGTGGCGAGGATCTTACTGATCGCGGATATATGATCACCGGCGAAGCCTTGCTTCCCGTAGCATCGGCGACAACACTTCGGGTAAGAGATCGCCAGATCCACATTACCGACGGCCCCTTTGCGGAAACTAAAGAGCAATTGGCTGGTTTCTATTTACTGGAAGCCAGAGACTTAAACGAGGCTATTACTCAGGCAGAAAAAATTCCGCCGGCCAGGTATGGCAGTATAGAAATTCGCCCGGTGCGGGAGCTAGCTGCCTCACAGAATATTCATTACCCCCTGAAAGGAGAAGCAAAATGA
- a CDS encoding YciI family protein, with protein sequence MKVMVIVKATPSSEAGTLPSPELMEAMGNFNDKLVKAGVMKLGDGLKPSSTGFRVKFSGDKRTVVRGPFSETSELIAGYWIWEVNNIEEALEWVKQCPKPMPEDSEIEVRPHYEIEDFCDVENFEHIAAKEFASRNEMALQQAQLNSYLFFRGDCEAALNFYVKHLKAKVITKFRFSDAPDPLPEGLLQPGFESKIMHCEFAIGNTRIFASDGCNEAGSFSGFSQSLTVENEETAKNVFAALSEGGEVTMPLTETFWSPLYGQLKDQFGLEWMIMVPGPEMPH encoded by the coding sequence ATGAAAGTCATGGTCATCGTCAAAGCGACGCCAAGTTCAGAAGCCGGCACACTGCCTTCACCCGAGTTAATGGAAGCGATGGGAAATTTTAATGACAAGCTAGTAAAAGCCGGGGTAATGAAATTAGGTGACGGATTAAAGCCAAGTTCAACAGGTTTCAGAGTCAAATTCAGTGGCGATAAACGCACTGTTGTGCGAGGCCCCTTCAGCGAGACGAGTGAACTGATTGCCGGCTACTGGATCTGGGAAGTTAACAATATAGAAGAGGCGCTGGAATGGGTAAAGCAATGTCCAAAACCAATGCCTGAAGACTCTGAGATTGAAGTTAGACCTCATTATGAAATAGAAGATTTTTGTGATGTGGAAAACTTTGAACACATTGCTGCTAAGGAGTTCGCCAGTCGCAATGAGATGGCGTTGCAACAGGCCCAACTTAATTCCTATTTGTTTTTCCGGGGAGACTGCGAAGCGGCTCTGAATTTTTACGTCAAGCATCTGAAAGCCAAAGTAATTACAAAATTTCGCTTTAGTGATGCGCCGGATCCCCTTCCGGAAGGCCTGTTACAGCCGGGATTCGAATCAAAAATAATGCACTGTGAATTTGCTATTGGCAATACCCGGATTTTTGCTTCCGATGGCTGTAATGAAGCGGGGTCATTTTCAGGATTTAGTCAGTCTCTTACGGTGGAAAACGAAGAGACTGCCAAAAATGTATTTGCGGCATTGAGCGAGGGTGGTGAAGTAACCATGCCGCTCACTGAAACGTTCTGGTCGCCCTTATACGGCCAGTTAAAAGACCAATTCGGCCTGGAGTGGATGATTATGGTTCCCGGCCCCGAGATGCCTCACTAA